ATTTTATAAATTTTGCCGTCTTTAATGCCCACATCGGCCTTAACGATGCCCCACCAGTCGAGAATTAAGGCATTAGTAATCACTAGATCCACCGCCCCATCTTCCCTAGAAATGGGGGATTGGCCCATCCCATCGCGAATTACTTTACCGCCGCCGAATTTTACCTCATCGCCGTAGGTGGTGAAATCTTTTTCGACTTCGATAAATAATTCCGTGTCTGCGAGGCGAACTTTATCTCCGACGGTGGGGCCGTAGGTTTCTGCATAGGTGCGGCGATCGATGCGATAATTCATAGGGGGAATTCTTGAAAATCGACATTGATTATACGATCAATTTTCCAGGAATTATCGCTTTTTAGGGATTTTCTTCCATTTTTAATCTGGCTCATTTTCCAGGATTTCTTTGGCTTTCAGTAAAGCTTGGCGATGTTCTTCGGTAACGGTGGGATATTTTAAACCGAGGGATTCCAGGGTGTGATAAATAACCGCCCCCACAGCTAAACGAGTAAACCATTTGCGATCAGCCGGGATAATATACCAGGGGGCCCATTCGGTACTGGTATGATTGAATACCTCCTCGTAGGCTTTCATGTAATCACCCCAAAAAGCTCTTTCTTTGACATCATTTTCGGAAAACTTCCAATTTTTTTCGGGGCGATCAATTCTTTCTAAAAATCGTTTTTTCTGTTCTCCTTTAGAAACATTGAGAAAGAATTTTAGGACAATAACCCCATTGTTAACCAGATATTTTTCAAAATTATTAATCTCCTCAAAACGTCGCTGCCAAACTTTCTTGGTTCTGTCTTCTGGGGGGAGTTTTTGCCGTTCCAATAAATTTTGATGGACGCGCACGACTAATAATTCTTCGTAGTAAGAACGATTAAAAATACCGATACGACCCCGCTCCGGTAAGGCTTTATAATATCGCCAGAGATAATCGTGGTCTAGTTCTTCGGCCGAGGGTACTTTAAAGCTAAATACCTGACAGCCTTGGGGATTTAAGCCGGACATAACGTGTCTGATCGTACCATCTTTACCCGCCGCATCCATGGCTTGCAGATTAATTAACAGGGCATAGGTATCCTGGGCATAAAGTTTATCTTGAAACTCGGCCATTTTTTCGATCCCCTGTTGCAGCAGCAGCGTGGCATCTTCTTTGGTAATGTAGTCTGGCTTAAACCCGGGATCGTAGTCTTTGTGCAGAGAAATTTCTTTACCCGGTGGCACTATTAAGGATTGTAAAAATGCTTGGCGATCAATTTTGCTGACCATGCTCTTCTCCTTGATTGTTTTGACCCCTAAAATTACATTGTAGCACTTTTGCTCGGAAAATATCTAACTCTTAAACTGGCGAGTCAAAGATGAAGTGGCAGAAATGACCTAGAAACAAGTATATTTAAATACTCGATTTTAGCGACTCCTCATCTGACGAGAAAGTAAAGAATAATTTTTAGGTGATCGCAAATTCGGTAAACTGACGCACTTCGGGAGGTTGAAAAGCTAAAACTATTTCACTACTGGGAATTCCTACGCGCATTAATTCCGTGGCGATACTTGCTTCTGTCCAATCTTCTTCAATATAAATTTTGTCATTTTTTAGACGAAGATAAACGGAAATCGCTTTAATTAGTTTGCCATTTTTCCAGCCAATATTAAACCAAAGATATTGGCTTCTATTATCGTCAAACATCAATATTTTTTCTATGTCTTGATCGGGTACTTGTGAGAAAATTTCTGCATATTCTGTGAGAATTTTCTTGATTATGTTTTGATAATAATTTAGTTTATCCATTGGACGATTCCTCCTGATTATTGTCAACAATTAACAATAAAATTTGATACTTTTGCAAGATTATTTGTATGGCAGCTTGAGCGAAAAACTTTTCATAAATTTCTTGTCCGATTAAAAAAATAAAGAAATTAATACATACAAGATATTTATTACAATGGTTCTTCGTTACTTGGTATGGTTCGATAGGGTGGCATAAATCGACTAAATCCTTATCTGGCAAGAGATTTAATTGATTAGTTCGCTCCAGATCGCAAACAATTGACAAAAATCGCAGCAATGTCTGTCTCTATAAGGGTTTCATTCCTTATAACCCCGTCCATTGCATAAGACAAACCGAAGAACCGAAATTCGGTTCCTTGTTGAATAAGGGAAAGGGCTGTACTCAATGGACGTTGTGCTTGTTTCCAATATTGCTCAGATGACAATTGATCGATTACTTCTTCATTCTCATCGCTATAATACACATTATAAAAATATTCCGCATCCTTAAGTTTTGTAGATAAACTTATCAGCGTATCCCAAGCCAGATTTAAAAAATCAATGCCAGAGGATTTAAAATCATCTCCAGTCGGTACATCTATAATCATAATTTTTCGTACTCACTTTTATCATTTCATTTAAGGCGATTTATTGGTAAATGAGATTGTGTGGCTTTTCATCCCGCTCAAAATGATAGCGAACTTTTTTATTGTGTGGCTTGTACCCGAACTAAACTTGACTATACTTTGTGAGCCTCCGCATAAATCCGTAAAGCGGCGGACATTTTTTGTTCACAATCCTCGCCCTGTGATTGAAACCAAGCTAGGGTTTCGGGATCTACTTGAACAAGAACATTTACTTTCTCTACAGGTTTCCACCACCGCGATTTACTAAAAAACTCCTCGGTTAAGGGCGGAATATCGGATGTGTCGATTTCCTCTTCTGTAAGAGCGTCAACTTTCTCCCAATTCGTCTCGGAGGTATTGTTCATATCGTTTTCGTTCATAGGGTAAAGCTTTACGAAGTGAAATAATACGAATTGTATCTCTACTCGGTTCTGTAAAAACGACAACTACCACTCGGCCATCGAGCGTACCGATTCCTATCAATCGATCTTCGCCATAATTTTCTCGTTCGTCAAGGGAAACTCGAATGGGATGTTCAAATATCCGCTGCGCGTCCGCGAAGTCTAGATCGTGCTTGATGATATTCGCTCGGTTCTTTTGTCGATCCCACTCGAATTTCATATTTTTATTTTATCGAGTTGTCATTCCGTATATCGAAAAAAATCCTATAATTGTCGAAAATTCGATCGTTAGAGGGGTCATCTTGATCGAAATCAAAAGAAATCTTTCGCCTCGATCGAAATGACCCATAACCGGTCAACTAACTCAAAACACCAGAAGGAATCCCTAAGATATCCTCAATTTTAGGTAAATCTTCTAGGGGAATTACCCGGCCTTCATCCTCAAAACCAGCGATTTCATTAAAGTTCAAATAGCGGTATAAATCGCCAGCAAAAGGATTAATTTTCTCGGTGACAATTGCCAGGTATTCCTCGACGGTGGGAATGCGTCCCAGTAGCGCACAAACTGCCGCTAATTCGGCGGAACCGAGATAGACTCGCGCATCTTTTCCCATGCGATTATTGAAGTTACGAGTCGAGGTAGAAAATACCGTCGCTCTGTCTTCAACCCGCGCTTGATTACCCATACAAAGGGAACATCCAGGCATCTCGGTACGCGCCCCAGAAGCGGCAAAAATGCCGTACATTCCCTCCTCGCGCAATTGTTTTTCATCCATGCGGGTGGGGGGACAAATCCACAGTTTAGCCTTAGCAACTCCTGCACCTTCTAATATCTTAGCGGCGGCGCGATAATGACCAATATTAGTCATACAAGAACCGATGAACACCTCATCAATTTTATCCCCGGCGCATTCCGACATTAACTTGATATTATCGGGGTCATTGGGTGCGGCAACAATTGGTTCTTTAATCTCGTTTAAGTTGACGGTGATAATATCCGCATATTCGGCATCCTTATCAGCCTCCATCAGGACGGGATTAGCTAACCATTGTTCCATTTTTGCTACCCGACGCAGGATAGTTTTAGCATCACTATAACCCCGGGCCGCCATATTCTTTAACAGGGCTACATTAGAGCGTAAATATTCCGCCACTGTCTCGGTACTTAACTTAATCGTACAACCAGCGCAGGAACGTTCCGCCGTGGCATCGGTTAACTCAAAAGCCTGTTCTAATTTCAAATCCGGCAGCCCTTCCATCTCCATAATGCGACCGTTAAAAACATTTTTTTTGTTCTGTTTTTCCACGGTTAATTTACCCTCTTGGATGGCAACGTAGGGAATAGCATTAACAATATCGCGCAGAGTTACACCTGGTTGTAATTCCCCCGTAAAACGCACTAAAACCGATTCCGGCATATCCAAAGGCATTACTCCCAAAGCGGCGGCAAATGCCACTAAACCCGACCCCGCAGGAAAGGAAATTCCCAGGGGAAAACGAGTATGAGAATCGCCTCCAGTCCCCACCGTATCCGGCAACAACATCCGATTTAACCAGGAATGAATAATGCCATCTCCCGGACGTAAAGCGACCCCACCCCGGGTAGAGAAAAAGTCCGGTAATTGGTGATGAGTTTGAATATCAACCGGTTTCGGATAGGCTGCCGTGTGACAGAAACTCTGCATGACTAAATCGGCGCTAAAACCTAAACAGGCTAACTCTTTTAACTCGTCTCTGGTCATCGGGCCGGTGGTATCCTGAGACCCTACCGTGGTCATAATCGGGTCACAGGAAGTACCCGGCCGCACCCCGGGTAAACCGCAAGCTTTGCCGACCATTTTTTGCGCTAGGGTGTAACCTTTACCCGTGTCATTAGGCATAGTGGGACGGGTAAATAGGGTACTAGCCTCAAGTCCCAAGGCGTGACGGGTTTTATCGGTGAGACTGCGACCGATTAATAGGGGAATACGACCGCCGGCCCGCACTTCATCCAGAATTGTCTCAGGTTTGAGGCTAAAAGTGCTAATAGTTGCGCCCGCTTCGTTGGTGATTTTGCCTTCGTAGGGATAGATTTTAATCACATCCCCCGTGTTCATTTGGCTAACATCGCATTCAATCGGTAAAGCACCGGAATCCTCGGCAGTATTAAAGAAGATAGGGGCGATTTTACTGCCTAAAATATAGCCACCAGCACGTTTATTAGGTACAAAGGGAATATCATCGCCAATATGCCAGAGAACCGAGTTAATCGCCGATTTTCGGCTGGAACCAGTCCCAACCACATCCCCCACATAGGCGACCGGATGGCCTAATTTTTTCAATTCGGCAATGGTTTCTAAGGACCCGGGTTGACGGGTTTCTAACATTACCAAGGCATGAAGGGGAATATCGGGCCGGGTGGTGGCATGGGGGGCGGGAGATAGGTCATCTGTATTGGTTTCCCCAGGTACTTTGAAAACGGTGACGGTAATTTCTTTAGCAAGTTTCGGTTTAGCGATAAACCAAGCGCCATTGGCCCAAGCATCGATAACCTGTTTAGCATAGGGATTGGTGTCGGATAATTCCAAAACCTCGTTAAATGCGTCGAATACCAGCAGGGTTTTACTTAAAGCGCTGGCAGCAGCGGCGGCGATATTAATATCTCTGGATTTCAGCAGTTCAATCAGAGAATGAACGTTATAACCGCCGACCATGGTTCCCAGTAAGCTAACCGCACCCTGGGGGGAGATAACGTTAGATTTTATTTCACCTTTGGCAATTCCTGTTAAAAATCCCGCTTTAACGTAGGCCGCTTCGTCAACTCCGGGGGGAACACGGTCACGCAGCAGGGTCAGCAATTCTCCTTTGAGTTCTTCGGACGGATTTTTGAGTATTTCGCATAATTCCGCCGTTTGTTGAGCATTGAGGGGAAGGGGAGGGATACCTAATTTCGCTCGGTCGGCAACGTGCTGATGATAGGCTTCTAACATAGGTCTATTGTCTCCTAGTCTTCACTTGTGACGGTTTCTTCCTAGGTTACTGGATTTTTGCTGGTCTCGGAATTTCTAGGTTAGCGAGAGATGACTTTATTGTGCGATTTCCATAAAATGAGAAAATAGCGATCGATTGACTATATTGAGGCTTAGATAATGGCTATCACCGATTCTGATCTAGATTTAGCACAATATATCGACCATTCTCTCCTCATCCCCACCGCCACCAGTGAACAATTAGAGGCTTACTGTCAACAGGCTGATCAATATCATTTTCCCACCGTCTGCGTTTATCCCGCCGCCGTTAAGCAAGCTGTGCAGTTACTCCACGGCAAAAAAACTTTAGTTTCTACCGTGATTGGTTTTCCCGCAGGGGCCACTACCTCCGCAGTTAAACGTTATGAGGCTTTAGAAGCTGTAGATAATGGCGCTAAGGAGTTAGATGTGGTTATTAATCTCGGTTGGCTAAAAGATGGGAAATCTGAGCAATTATTCCAAGAAATTGCTAGTATTTGTCAGGAAACCGGCCAGACGGTAAAAGCGATTCTGGAAACCTCGCAACTAACGGACACCGAGAAACGTTTAGCGGCAGAAATTTGCATGGATGCAGGAGTGAGTTATCTAAAAACCAGTACCGGCTGGTTTGGCGGTGCAACGGTTAGCGATGTCAAGTTTCTCAAGGAAATTAGCAAAGGCCGGGTAGGAATTAAAGCATCCGGCGGAATTCGCACCCTAGAACAAGCGCTCGCTCTTATCCGGGCCGGAGCCACCCGTCTGGGAACTTCCCGCGGTGTCGATTTAGTCCGTCAGCAAAAGGCCGCCTTTGAGGAGTAAAATGCAGTGGGCTGCCCGCGCATTTAAATTGCTTGTTGAGTAGGTTGATTCATGAATCAACCTACAAAGCACTATGTTTTGACAAATTTTCAGCTATATATTTCCGAGAAATCGACTAAAAACGTTACCAGATAAGGATTTGAGAGAATGACATAAGAGAGAATCAAACGACCCCAGGGTAAGAGGGGGTGAGGAAGATTCAGCTAATCTAATAATAGGCGGTTAAAATGCCTCTTAGCTGACGGATGACATTCAATAAAAATAAGGGGGTTTATTTGCCGATAATTCGCTGTGGTAATCGAGAATTTAGAGATATTCAAGGGATTGTTTTTGATAAGGACGGTACGCTAGAGGATTCGCGAGCTTTCTGGTACGATCGAGCTATAGCCCGGATACAAGCCATTGAATCGCGAATCCCTGGTTTAGAGTCTTTATTAACTAAAACTTTCGGTATTGGGGCAAATAGTCTCAATCCTGCCGGTTTAATGGCAGTGGGCAGCCGCAGAGATAATCATATCGCCGCTGCCGGTTGTATTGCTTCCACCGGCCGGGATTGGTTAACGGCAATGGCGATCGCAAAAGCATCCTTCCAAGCGGCCGATGAAAAGGTTCCCCCCCGCTTAAATCCCCTCTATCCCCAATGTTTAGAAGTAATTCGTTATCTGCACGCGGCCGGTTTACAATTGGCGATTCTTTCCTCCGATACCACAGCACGAGTTGAGCAATTTGTCAAGGAAAATCACCTATTAAATTATATCAAAATTGCCCGAGGCTGCGATCGAGGTTTAAGTAAACCAGATCCCTTATTATTGCAAGAAACCTGTCAAGCTTTGGGGACCGCAGTGGACAAAACCCTGATGGTGGGGGACACTAGGGCCGATTGGGAAATGGCTAAACAGGCAAAATCAGCAGCTGCGATCGCAATTAGTTGGCAACCAGAAACCCATCAAGATTTACAATTAGCTGATGTGGTCATTAGAGAACTTGCTGCCATCTCGGTTATCAGCTTCTCAAGGCAAGAGGCAACAGGCAAAAGGCAAAAGAAAGAATCTGGCAATTCTCCCACCTAAAAAGATGGATAGTTATCAGTTATCATTTTAGCTTTCAGCCATCAGCCATCAGCTTTTTTCTCCCCCACACCCCACACCCCACACCCCATACCCCACACCCCACACCCCACACCCCAATTCATAATTCCCTCTATGCTAACAATTGCCTTACCGAAGGGTGCTTTACTAAACGAAAGTATCCAAATATTTCAGAAAATTGGCTTAGATTTTAGTGCCTTTCTTGACTCAAAAAATCGCCAACTACAGATTACCGACCCCACTAACCAAGCGAAAGCGTTATTAGTCAGAGCCACAGATGTACCAGTTTATGTAGAATACGGTCAGGCACAATTAGGCATCGCCGGTTATGATGTTTTATTGGAAAAATCTCCCGATGTGGCTAATTTAATTGACCTAAAATTTGGTTATTGTCGGATGTCGGTAGCTGTCCCTGCTGATAGTCCCTATCAAAGTCCTCTAGACATTCCCCATCACGGTAAAGTCGCCTCAAAATTTGTCAATTGTGCTAAGGATTATTTTCGTCGTTTAGATATTCCCGTCGAGATTATACCTCTCTATGGTTCCGTAGAATTAGGCCCGATTACGGGGATGTCAGAAGCGATAGTTGACCTAGTTTCCACCGGTCGAACTTTACGCGAAAATGGTTTAGTAGAAATTGCCGAATTATTTGCTAGTAGCGCTCGATTAATCGCCCATCCCCTCAGCTATCGACTAAATCGTGATCAGATTTATAACTGGGTAGAAAAGCTCAGTTTAACGAATCAGCACCCCCCTTATTAAGCGGGTATCAAGGGTAGGGTTGATTCATGAATCAACCCTACCTTGAATCAACCCTACCTTAAATCAACCCTACCTTAAATCAACCCTACCTTAAATCAACCCTACCTTGAATCAACCCTAGGGATCAAGGGGTGATCAAAGGCAAAATCTATCTTATATTTAATTAGAACCATTGACTTATTTCCCCCTAACCTAATTATTTCAATAGCAAACCAATAAGCGCACCAGCCAGAATTAACCAAGTAGAATTAACCTGAAAACGTAGTAAAAGAATAGCGGAGACAAGAGATAAAATGATAGCCAATAAATTAAAAGGTAAATTCCCGTAGGGTTGTAACCAAGTAGCTAGAGCTAAATTAAAAATAACTGCTACCATTAAAGCCACAGCACTAGCATTAATTGCATCTAAAAAAGCACCCGCCCAAGCGGACTCTCTCAGTTTAGGAATAAGAGGATTAAGTAATAAAACAAAGATAAAAGAAGGAAAAAAAATCGCTAGAGTCGCCACAATTGCCCCCGATACTCCTAATATTTGATAACCGATAAAAGTGGCTGTGGATAACACTGGACCGGGGGTAAATTGACCCACAGCAATAGCATCTAATAATTGTTGCTGGGTTAACCATCCTCTCCCCTGCACTAAATCCCCCTCTAAAAAGGCAACTAACACATAACCACTACCAAATAAAACACTACCCACCTTGAGGAAAAATAGCCCTAATCCTGTTAATGTTGGTGGGATGTTGCTAGGATTAGCAACCGCCGTCGCACCGCCTATTCCTGCCACAATCAGGGGAAAAGTAGCGAATTTTTTTAGGATAAACATTCCGATAATTCCGCCTAACAGTAAAGCGATAACTTCATTTAACCCTAAGATTAATAATCCGATAACTCCCAATCCGATGAAGAGTAATTGACGGGTTTTCAGTGCCTTTTTGCCTAAGCGCCAGAGTGCCTGAAAAATCACCGCAATTACTACCGGTTTAATCCCCGCAAAAATCGGAGCCACATCCGGTAAAGTCCCGTAGGTAGTATAAATCCAAGCTAGAAAACCCGTAATTAACACCGCAGGAGTAATAAAACAAACCCCCGTGATTATTAAACCCGCTAAACCACCAAAAATATAACCGATATGAATAGCCATTTCCGTGGAATTAGGACCAGGAATCAGATTAGTTGCCCCCACCAAATCGAGAAATCGCTCCTTAGTCATCCAACCGCGACGCTTAACCACTTCTTCCTCCATTAAAGCGATATGGGCAGCCGGACCACCAAAACCGATAAGGCCGATTTTGAGAAATAAAAGGGCAAGTTGTGAGAGATTGGGAGGCGATGAAGTCAGCATTTTCTGATTACCAATAGTTTTTCTAGAATCAAGTTTATATCCAAAAGAATAAGCTTAAGCTAAATTCTTGGCTAGATATCGTCACTGCTAAAATTCCATAATTGCAAAAGTGTTTTATACAAACTCAATCATAAATATTTAAGGCTCCCGGTCAAGTAAATTTGATACAAAAAAAGTTAAGAAAACTTTATAAATAATATTGATTAGTTTATTTATAATAAGCCCCATTAATACCAACTGAAACCATAATCAACCATAAACAATAATCAATTATCAGAATCGATGCTAATCTATGCAAAAAAACTCTATGGACAGCTTGCCGCCCAAGACTAACCAGTTTTCAGATACCCAAGAGCCAGCAGCGAGTCCAACTCAGCGCCAAGCAGTGCCGGTCAATTATGAGTACAGCCTCAATCTGCCGGAATTACTCAACCAGCTTGACCTCTCAGTGTTGATTTCCACCTACCAAGCGGGACGAGTGGCCAGCATTGGCACTTATCAAGGACAAATGCGGGTGAGTTTCGCCCATTTTGACCAAGCAATGGGTTTAACCCGAACCGCTACCGGAATTGCTGTGGGCGCTCGTCAGGCAATTTGGAATTTACCCGCTAATCGAGAGATTGCCCCCCAGATTAAACCAGAAGGGGAACAGGATATCGCTTTTTTAGCTCGTTCCTCTCACCTCACCGGTCTGATTATGGGTCATGATTTGGCCTTTGGCAGTAATCGCCTTTGGGTGGTCAATACCCTATTTAACTGTCTGGCAACCATCGAAGGAAATTGGAGTTTTCTCCCCCAGTGGAAACCGCCCTTTATTACCGAGTTGGTCCCCGGGGACCGCTGCCACCTCAATGGCTTGGCTATGGCTGAAAATAGCGGCACTCCCGCCTATGTGACGGCATTGGGGGAAACCAACGAGGAAAGCCTCTGGCGAGAGAATAAGGCCCAAGGGGGATGCTTGATTGATGTGCCGAGGGGAGAGGTGATTCTGCGGGGTTTAGCTATGCCCCATTCTCCCCGTCTTTACCAGGGTAATCTCTATTTTCTCAATTCCGGTTATGGAACCTTGAACCGTTGGCATCCCCAAACTGGCAGCACGGAAATCATCGCCGAATTGCCCGGTTTTACCCGGGGTTTGGACTGTTGGGAAGGTCACGCCTTTGTCGGGTTGTCCCAAGTACGGGAAACGGCGGTTTTTGGCGGTTTACCCCTGGATGAGCGGCGTAATCAATTGCGGTGCGGGTTGGCTATTGTCAACCTGGCTACCAGTCAACTGGTGGCAACTTTTTGGTTCAATAGCGGCGTGGAGGAGGTTTTTGCCGTCTCCGTCCTACCGGGCTACCGCAACCCGGCGCTAATTGGACCAGATACCGACCTCGATGGCTCTCAATCCGTCTGGATGGTGCCTTCTTTGGCGACTTAAGTAGGGAGGCACAATTATTTGTAGGATGGGTTAGCGGTAGCGTAACATGAGCAGGCGTTGGGTTTCATGCTTCAACCCAACCTACGTTCATCTTATATTTAATTCCACCCACCCACTTAATTGTTTAATTTTTACTCTTTAATTCAGGAAAAAATCATGTCAACTCCTTTTTTAGTTAAGGATATCTTCCCCGGTTTAGGTAGCTCCTCCCCCGGCAGTCTGACGGCATTATATAGTTTTACCAATAAATGTTAGAACAAAGATGTAGATGTAGGTTGCTCTAATGGGAAGTTTTGTGACGACAAGTAGCATTGATGATATTTATGGGGAATAATAGATTTAGATGAGTGCCTAACTTTCCAATTGGTAGCGACTTGCCATGAACCAAACAACCGCCAATTATGATGAACCCTGGAAAGAAGCATTAAGCGAGTATTTTGAAGCGTTTTTATACTTCTTTTTTCCCGAAGTTCACCAACTAATTGATTGGACAAAAACTCCCGAATCCCTAGAAAAAGAACTCAAACGGATTACCGCTTCAGCAAAGACAAAAAAACGTTTTGCTGACAAACTTTATAAGGCTTGGCTACTTGAGGGACAAGAAGTCTGGATTTTGATTCATATTGAAATTCAAAGCCAGTACGAAGAAAATTTCCCTCAGAGGATGTATATTTATAACTATCGGGCCTTTGATTTGTATCAGAAACCGGTTATCAGTCTCGCTATATTAGGAGATGAACGAGTAAATTGGCGACCAGATTCCTATAATTATACTATCGCTGGTTGTGAAGTCAGCCTCAAATTCCCAACGGTTAAATTACTGGACTATGAGGAAAACTGGTCAGAACTAGAAACAAGTAGCAATCCCTTTGCTATAATAGTCATGGCACACCTGAAAACAAAAGCGACTACTGGGAAGCTGCCACAACGGGAACAGTGGAAGTGGAAGTTAATCAGGGGATTATATGAAAAGGAGTTCGAGAGAGAACAGATAATTAAACTGTTTGAAATCATCGACAATATGATGACTTTATCCACTGAATTGCAGTCAAGTTTAGAAAGTAAAATCAAACAATTTGAGGAGGAAAGAACCATGCCTTTAATGAGTAATATGGAGTTACGAGGAATCGAACGCGGTAAAGAAATTGGCAAGGAAATTGGCAAGGAAATTGGGGTGCTAGAAAAAAGCCGCGATGACATAAAAACAGTTTTAACTGTGCGGTTTGGAGAGATTTCTTCAGAAATTGAAGAGATAATCGGCAAAATGACTAACCCTACTATCTTAGAAGAGCTACTAAAATTAGCAGCTACCGCTAATTCTCTCGCAGAATTTCAGCAGTCTTTGGCTAAAATCAATATCTAGAAAACGGGTTTCTTTGAGAACCTATTTAGAAACCGGGTTTCTTCGAGAAACCCGGTTTCTGGACTTATTAACGAATAAAATTAATCTGACAAATATTAAGAGGAATAATCGGTTCAAATTCTTTTCGGTCAGAAGTAAGTAAAATTCCTTTTTCTTGATTGGCTAAAGTCAAAGCAAAACAATCAGCTAAAGAAATGCGCTTAATTAGTGCCTTATATTGGCTTACTTGTCGCCAAAACTTGCTACTTAAATCAAAGCGAGTTTTTATGTTAATATCACTTAATTCTTGAATTAGTTTTTCTGTTTCTGATTCTCCTATATCGCGATAAAAATTATAGTAAACTTCGCAAAGATTAACAACATGAATCATTTTGTTATTATTTTGATTAGTGATGGTTTCTCTGACAAGATCCGCTCCTGTTTCATTACGAACAAAAGCAATTACAGCACAAGCATCTAAAATGATATTCATCTATTACGCTCCTCCCAATCAATTTCTGCTTGTTTTTGTTGGGCAAAATCTTCACTACTGGTGGGTGCATGAGCATATTTACCTTGTAATGATTTAATTAACTGTTGTCTTTCTTCTTCTGATTTAGGTTTAATTTGAGGCAAAAAATTTTGCTCGATTAACTCTCTAATTTGCAATAATTGTTCGCCAGAAAGATTAGCTAATGATTCAATTATTTGTTGACGTATTGCTGTAGCATTCATGATTATTACTGACAATTAAGTATAAAAAGTTACTATGGTTACAATCTATCACAAAAAATGCTAATTGGCCAGCAAACCTCTAAAATTAAGCAAATAACTGCCTCGCTTTGACGTTAGCGATCGCATCTTCGCAATAACTGAGAAAACGGGTTTCTTAGAAAACGGGTTTCTTTGAGAAACCCGTTTTCTGTTAATTTTTGTTATATCCCCCTTGAAAAATTCGGGATTCTTTGCACAAAATAGTCGAAGTCATCCTTTGCGGTCAATGTCATGACTTCTACCCTGTTGCCGATTTTTCCTGCTGTTGACGATGTTTTGTTCAATTTTGCTCAATCTGATGGCTTGAGTCAAGCTAATCAGGTGAATAGTGTGAGAAATCAGCGTTTAACCGCTACCGTAGTTTTCCTCGATGCTGGTGTTAGCGATTAT
This portion of the Microcystis aeruginosa NIES-2549 genome encodes:
- a CDS encoding HAD family hydrolase, encoding MTFNKNKGVYLPIIRCGNREFRDIQGIVFDKDGTLEDSRAFWYDRAIARIQAIESRIPGLESLLTKTFGIGANSLNPAGLMAVGSRRDNHIAAAGCIASTGRDWLTAMAIAKASFQAADEKVPPRLNPLYPQCLEVIRYLHAAGLQLAILSSDTTARVEQFVKENHLLNYIKIARGCDRGLSKPDPLLLQETCQALGTAVDKTLMVGDTRADWEMAKQAKSAAAIAISWQPETHQDLQLADVVIRELAAISVISFSRQEATGKRQKKESGNSPT
- the hisG gene encoding ATP phosphoribosyltransferase, with amino-acid sequence MLTIALPKGALLNESIQIFQKIGLDFSAFLDSKNRQLQITDPTNQAKALLVRATDVPVYVEYGQAQLGIAGYDVLLEKSPDVANLIDLKFGYCRMSVAVPADSPYQSPLDIPHHGKVASKFVNCAKDYFRRLDIPVEIIPLYGSVELGPITGMSEAIVDLVSTGRTLRENGLVEIAELFASSARLIAHPLSYRLNRDQIYNWVEKLSLTNQHPPY
- the chrA gene encoding chromate efflux transporter, encoding MLTSSPPNLSQLALLFLKIGLIGFGGPAAHIALMEEEVVKRRGWMTKERFLDLVGATNLIPGPNSTEMAIHIGYIFGGLAGLIITGVCFITPAVLITGFLAWIYTTYGTLPDVAPIFAGIKPVVIAVIFQALWRLGKKALKTRQLLFIGLGVIGLLILGLNEVIALLLGGIIGMFILKKFATFPLIVAGIGGATAVANPSNIPPTLTGLGLFFLKVGSVLFGSGYVLVAFLEGDLVQGRGWLTQQQLLDAIAVGQFTPGPVLSTATFIGYQILGVSGAIVATLAIFFPSFIFVLLLNPLIPKLRESAWAGAFLDAINASAVALMVAVIFNLALATWLQPYGNLPFNLLAIILSLVSAILLLRFQVNSTWLILAGALIGLLLK
- a CDS encoding TIGR03032 family protein translates to MDSLPPKTNQFSDTQEPAASPTQRQAVPVNYEYSLNLPELLNQLDLSVLISTYQAGRVASIGTYQGQMRVSFAHFDQAMGLTRTATGIAVGARQAIWNLPANREIAPQIKPEGEQDIAFLARSSHLTGLIMGHDLAFGSNRLWVVNTLFNCLATIEGNWSFLPQWKPPFITELVPGDRCHLNGLAMAENSGTPAYVTALGETNEESLWRENKAQGGCLIDVPRGEVILRGLAMPHSPRLYQGNLYFLNSGYGTLNRWHPQTGSTEIIAELPGFTRGLDCWEGHAFVGLSQVRETAVFGGLPLDERRNQLRCGLAIVNLATSQLVATFWFNSGVEEVFAVSVLPGYRNPALIGPDTDLDGSQSVWMVPSLAT
- a CDS encoding type II toxin-antitoxin system VapC family toxin, which codes for MNIILDACAVIAFVRNETGADLVRETITNQNNNKMIHVVNLCEVYYNFYRDIGESETEKLIQELSDINIKTRFDLSSKFWRQVSQYKALIKRISLADCFALTLANQEKGILLTSDRKEFEPIIPLNICQINFIR